Proteins co-encoded in one Chitinophagales bacterium genomic window:
- a CDS encoding type 1 glutamine amidotransferase domain-containing protein — MKDLSNKRVAILATNGFEESELREPKKALEDANATVHIVSPESGSIKSWATDNWGKSYSVDRKLSDVSSDDYDALVLPGGVINPDQLRMNKDAIEFIRSFFEAHKPVAAICHAPQLLTEAGVVEGRRLTSYDSIKTDLKNAGAIWVDEEVVVDNGLVTSRNPNDLPAFNAKMIEEIKEGKHAEQMV; from the coding sequence ATGAAAGATTTAAGCAATAAAAGAGTGGCGATATTGGCTACAAATGGTTTTGAAGAGAGCGAATTGAGAGAGCCTAAAAAGGCATTAGAAGATGCTAATGCAACGGTACATATTGTATCACCAGAAAGCGGCAGCATCAAGTCTTGGGCTACCGATAACTGGGGGAAATCGTACAGTGTGGATAGAAAACTATCGGATGTGAGTTCTGATGATTATGATGCGCTTGTATTACCAGGAGGAGTCATCAATCCCGACCAGCTTCGCATGAACAAAGATGCAATTGAATTTATTCGTAGTTTTTTTGAAGCCCATAAGCCTGTTGCTGCTATATGTCATGCTCCTCAACTTTTGACCGAAGCAGGTGTGGTAGAAGGTAGAAGACTGACTTCTTATGATTCTATCAAAACCGACCTGAAAAATGCAGGTGCTATTTGGGTAGATGAAGAAGTGGTAGTAGATAATGGTTTGGTTACGAGTAGAAATCCCAATGATTTACCAGCCTTTAATGCCAAAATGATTGAAGAAATCAAAGAAGGGAAACACGCTGAACAAATGGTCTAA
- a CDS encoding acyl-CoA dehydrogenase, whose amino-acid sequence MNQNPMLPRQFSELPALLPFLPMLYVAWADAVLTPSEINLIRTKIEAQGWLNEPTKAILKKWLDPANPPSPRELKEWLNIIKESAPNIQPHAKQTLANFGIDIARLNGFQEEVSACSDSKANLALCQIEEALGVVSQEAFDEMMSATDPQHSPTNVSTIKEPSAPFNVELLQQILDGDYHSLRMKARKILNDPAFALTVEQDKEAFREQTLVWSKLLADQGWGALAYPKKYGGQDDIEQYFAVFETMGYHDLSLAIKFGVQFGLWGGSVQWLGTKFHHKWLSKKIGTLEIPGCFAMTENGHGSNVREIETTATYDAANQEFVIHTATPDAFKTYIGNAAVHGEMATVFAQLETNGERYGVHAFVVPIRDKNGKVLEGIRIEDNGLKLGLNGVDNGKIWFDHVRVPRQNLLNRFGDVAEDGTYSSPIASESKRFFTMLGTLVGGRIGVPKTALSATKTALTIAIKYALKRRQFGAANEAETLLLDYRSHQRRLLPYLANAYAYTFALQYLTKRFVNRSEDDAREIEALAAGFKAVVTWNTTATIQECREACGGQGYMAENRFAALKSDSDIFTTFEGDNTVLLQLVAKGRLSEFKQQFHDMNWFTLVKFFTSNAIADYLGFSPLTTRNTDSKHLRSSKFHLQAFRFREEDLVRSVAQRLKRRIDSGMNSYDAFIECQTHLITMAKAYIDRVVLEQFIEKVYACKDEPTREALKQVCKLYALQTIEKHSAWYQEQGYIESGKSKAIRREVDALCLQVRDNALDLVAAFGVPEQSLGELVD is encoded by the coding sequence ATGAACCAAAACCCCATGCTTCCTCGACAATTCTCCGAACTCCCTGCCCTACTCCCTTTCCTCCCCATGCTCTATGTAGCGTGGGCAGATGCCGTATTGACTCCCTCCGAAATCAATTTGATTCGCACCAAAATTGAAGCTCAAGGATGGCTAAACGAACCGACCAAAGCCATTTTGAAGAAATGGTTGGACCCTGCAAATCCACCTTCTCCTAGAGAATTGAAGGAGTGGCTCAACATCATCAAAGAGTCTGCACCCAACATTCAGCCCCATGCCAAACAAACTTTGGCAAATTTTGGGATTGACATCGCCCGACTAAATGGTTTTCAAGAAGAAGTATCGGCTTGTTCTGACTCCAAAGCCAACCTTGCTTTGTGTCAAATTGAAGAGGCATTGGGCGTTGTCAGTCAAGAAGCGTTTGATGAAATGATGTCTGCAACAGACCCCCAACACAGTCCTACAAATGTCTCCACGATAAAAGAACCTTCTGCTCCCTTCAATGTCGAACTGCTACAACAAATACTCGATGGTGACTACCACAGCCTCCGAATGAAAGCACGAAAAATACTGAACGACCCTGCTTTTGCTTTGACGGTAGAGCAAGACAAAGAAGCTTTTAGAGAACAGACCTTGGTTTGGTCTAAGCTATTAGCAGACCAAGGTTGGGGCGCATTGGCTTATCCCAAAAAATACGGTGGTCAGGACGATATAGAACAATATTTTGCAGTCTTCGAAACGATGGGCTACCACGATTTGAGTCTTGCTATCAAGTTTGGAGTCCAGTTTGGGCTTTGGGGTGGCAGTGTTCAGTGGTTGGGTACAAAATTTCACCACAAATGGCTATCGAAAAAAATCGGCACATTAGAAATCCCTGGCTGCTTTGCAATGACCGAAAATGGACACGGCTCCAATGTGCGAGAAATAGAAACAACTGCAACTTATGATGCTGCAAATCAAGAATTTGTCATCCATACTGCTACGCCCGATGCCTTCAAAACCTACATCGGTAATGCGGCAGTACATGGTGAAATGGCAACCGTATTTGCACAGCTCGAAACCAATGGCGAACGCTATGGCGTTCACGCCTTTGTAGTACCGATTCGAGACAAAAACGGCAAGGTGTTGGAAGGAATACGCATTGAAGACAACGGTTTGAAGCTGGGATTGAATGGCGTGGACAATGGCAAAATTTGGTTTGACCATGTGCGTGTTCCCCGTCAAAATTTGCTGAATCGCTTTGGGGATGTGGCAGAAGACGGAACATATAGCAGCCCAATAGCGAGTGAATCCAAGCGGTTTTTTACCATGCTCGGCACACTCGTTGGCGGTCGAATTGGCGTACCCAAAACGGCTTTGAGTGCCACCAAAACTGCTTTGACCATTGCCATTAAATATGCCTTGAAAAGGCGGCAATTTGGGGCGGCAAATGAAGCGGAAACTTTGTTGCTCGATTATCGCAGTCACCAACGCCGACTACTGCCCTATCTCGCCAATGCTTATGCCTATACGTTTGCGCTGCAATATTTGACCAAGCGGTTTGTGAATCGCAGCGAAGATGATGCACGAGAGATTGAAGCTTTGGCGGCTGGATTCAAAGCCGTGGTGACTTGGAACACAACGGCTACCATACAAGAGTGTCGAGAAGCCTGTGGAGGACAAGGATATATGGCTGAAAATCGCTTTGCAGCATTGAAGTCCGATTCCGATATTTTCACCACCTTTGAAGGTGACAACACCGTTTTGCTGCAATTGGTGGCAAAGGGTCGTTTGTCCGAATTTAAGCAGCAGTTTCACGACATGAATTGGTTTACGTTGGTGAAGTTTTTTACCTCCAATGCCATTGCCGACTATTTGGGTTTCAGCCCACTGACTACTCGAAATACAGACTCCAAACACCTACGCAGTTCCAAATTTCACTTGCAAGCTTTTCGCTTTCGAGAAGAGGATTTGGTGCGTTCGGTGGCGCAAAGGTTGAAGCGGCGCATAGACAGTGGCATGAATTCTTATGATGCGTTTATTGAATGTCAAACGCACTTGATTACCATGGCAAAAGCGTATATTGACCGAGTGGTTTTGGAGCAATTCATCGAAAAAGTGTATGCTTGCAAGGATGAACCTACTCGTGAAGCGTTGAAGCAAGTTTGTAAACTGTATGCGCTGCAAACGATTGAAAAACATAGTGCTTGGTACCAAGAACAGGGCTATATCGAAAGTGGTAAATCGAAGGCAATTCGTCGGGAGGTAGATGCTTTGTGTTTGCAGGTTCGAGACAATGCGCTGGATTTGGTGGCCGCTTTTGGTGTGCCTGAGCAGAGTTTGGGAGAATTGGTGGATTAG
- a CDS encoding nuclear transport factor 2 family protein, whose protein sequence is MNNLIEQFYTAFTNLDGDGMAACYHDNIVFEDPAFGVLKGEKAKNMWRMLCQSQKGQNFVVEYSDVNTLKDKGSAHWEAHYTFSKTNRKVHNIIDAEFEFKDGKIIRHTDHFNLYNWSKQALGLQGWLLGWTPFFKKKLNEQTNGMLKKFEEKIV, encoded by the coding sequence ATGAACAACCTAATCGAACAATTCTACACTGCCTTCACCAACCTTGACGGGGACGGAATGGCGGCTTGTTACCACGATAATATCGTATTTGAAGACCCTGCATTTGGAGTTTTGAAGGGCGAAAAAGCGAAAAATATGTGGCGAATGTTGTGTCAATCTCAAAAAGGTCAAAACTTTGTGGTCGAGTATTCTGATGTGAACACCTTGAAAGACAAAGGTTCAGCACACTGGGAGGCGCACTACACTTTCAGCAAAACGAACAGAAAAGTCCACAACATAATTGACGCTGAATTTGAGTTCAAGGATGGAAAAATCATTCGTCATACTGACCACTTCAATCTCTACAATTGGTCGAAACAGGCTTTGGGTTTGCAGGGTTGGCTGCTGGGTTGGACTCCGTTTTTTAAGAAAAAACTGAATGAGCAGACGAATGGGATGTTGAAAAAGTTTGAAGAAAAGATTGTTTGA
- a CDS encoding IPTL-CTERM sorting domain-containing protein: MKRLLLFFTFCLFFVLKVNAQEALPFSQDWTNPALITMDDNWSGVAGIIGYRGDGLTGSTGTDPQTILVDGTATPVDIIANQGSTTGIATGGNIELDGLVNPTVAFQGSGTANAPFLLISVNTTNFTGITVQYNLRELDADNSIQQVALHYRVGSSGNFTNVAAGYVADASNGSAQVTPINVVLPVAAENQSEVQIRILTTNAAGVDSLIGIDDISVTGTPPPPNVPTLSQWGLIILALMFMTLGTLYISQAKVSFEE, from the coding sequence ATGAAACGATTGTTACTTTTTTTTACTTTTTGTTTGTTCTTTGTATTGAAGGTGAATGCTCAAGAAGCTTTGCCTTTTTCTCAAGATTGGACGAATCCTGCTTTGATAACTATGGATGATAATTGGAGTGGTGTTGCAGGAATCATAGGGTATAGAGGCGATGGTTTGACAGGATCAACAGGCACAGACCCACAGACTATTCTTGTTGACGGAACTGCTACTCCTGTTGATATTATAGCAAATCAAGGTTCTACAACTGGAATAGCTACGGGTGGTAATATTGAGTTAGACGGATTAGTGAACCCTACTGTTGCATTTCAAGGTTCTGGTACTGCAAATGCTCCTTTTCTACTAATATCTGTAAATACAACCAATTTTACTGGAATTACAGTGCAGTATAATCTGCGTGAACTTGATGCTGATAATTCAATCCAACAAGTAGCACTACATTATAGGGTAGGCAGTTCAGGAAACTTTACAAATGTGGCAGCTGGTTATGTAGCGGATGCGTCAAATGGTAGCGCACAAGTAACTCCTATTAATGTTGTATTACCTGTTGCAGCAGAAAATCAAAGTGAAGTTCAAATTCGTATATTAACCACCAATGCTGCTGGCGTAGATAGCCTCATTGGAATAGATGATATTAGTGTCACGGGAACTCCTCCTCCTCCAAATGTTCCGACCCTTTCCCAATGGGGCTTAATCATCCTTGCTTTGATGTTCATGACTTTAGGAACACTCTATATCAGCCAAGCAAAAGTATCCTTTGAAGAATAA
- a CDS encoding gliding motility-associated C-terminal domain-containing protein → MNLYLSAQTDLEPGDLAVMAVNTNQFDCIGVTDDEVSFVCFKDIEVGTVIDFTDNGWERSNANQWGDTEGTIRAVRTSSTIAAGTVITFQLSNSLGINPICISPDNNWTFSFLNGTSAVNFNSSGDQIYFMTDGTWNNNGGVGGHNATYSGEILFGFNTKNAWTSLANTSSDSGLHPDVDPCYNMAPSSSSTYIKYTGLASAATQLEWINRIQNPSNWTSYADCATYNSSIPNYSGGYSILINTSGMSIDGTTTICNGENAILTFDLPSINGPFDVVYTNGTTNFTLLDIVNGHTVSVSPSTTTTYSFLSVEDNIDCPLYSNFDGEAVITVNPSPLIDIENNSGTNLLTLCEDETTFLDAFQSGNGPYIYQWSNGSNSNGITLEGPILGPGTYTYTVTVTNGNGCTGTDDASVFIEPFPTFGGLIINVCEDTAGSGIATNIDLTTYDDLINSDSNNFIDWYDGDLSNFIYINDPTDVDLPPSNNALSVNINSPNCINSFIIPYNIISLPTVTLNGSDFCTGSSSTLSVVESFTNYNWSNGDTGQNISVGITGTYTVTASNATGCSGTAQITINELPPSNPTISGSDFCNGQSSVLSVIEIFNSYVWSTTETTEQITISTSGTYTVTVSDVNGCTGTAMTTIIENSNPTPTITGSLSYCTGSNTTIDAGSGYNSYIWSNTETTDQITISTTGTYTVTVSDVNGCTGTDEVSVSENASLTPNITGSLSYCTGSNTTIDAGSGFNSYIWSNTETTEQITISTSGTYTVTVSDVNGCTGTAMTTIIENSNPTPTITGSLSYCTGSSTTVDAGSGFNSYVWSTTETTEQITISTSGTYTVTVSDVNGCTGTDEVSVSENASLTPNITGSLSYCTGSNTTIDAGSGYNSYIWSNTETTEQITISTTGTYTVTVSDVNGCTGTAMTTIIENSNPTPTITGSLSYCTGSSTTVDAGSGFNSYIWSNTETTEQITISTSGTYTVTVSDVNGCTGTDEVSVSENSSLTPNITGSLSYCTGSNTTVDAGSGFNSYIWSNTETTEQITISTSGTYTVTVSDANGCSSSASANINAYILPTLNIGGGLSFCEGGNTTLDAGVGFTNYTWSNNQFTQQIMVSDGGVYTVTVEDSNGCTNTGSVNVSQGNQLTPSLIGNNSFCANASTTINAGSGFLTYLWSTGNVTQIIEVSVAGIYTVTVSNGGICSGTASINIIENPIPKVDILGDLFYCENDASTIASSSDFESYHWSNGQTTKAIEVTAGIYALTVTDINGCTAISMVEVNENSNPIPSISGDLTFCSGGSTTLTASGGFIAYTWSNGQNTLDIEVSTAGLYSVVVTNTMGCTASEEVEVFENDIAEPTIAGLTTVCEGGTTVLSVNESFTSYLWSNGLVASMIEVGAGTYTVTVFDSNDCSSSASMTVSEMPNLQPTINGSNTFCSGGTTTLTANFGFTSYAWSNGETTAQIEVGTAGVYTVTVENANGCSGTASTTISEGSQLNFTIYGEITFCEGASTALSVGGGFDTYEWSTGVTENEINVSQTGIYSVTVSNGLGCSGSADIAVSEQTAPIVIISGDLTFCPDGSTTLFTSTSFAEYSWSNGQNTLEIEVSTAGLYSVVVTNIGGCTGSDEVKVFENNIVNPTITGIANVCEGSLTSLTVNENFTSYLWSNGLTSSSIEVGGGTYTVTVFDGNDCSSSASISVGEKPNPTPVIIGSESFCSGGTTTLTANFGFTSYAWSNGETMAQIEVGIAGVYTVTVENTNGCSGTASTTISEGSQLNFTINGESTFCEGASTALSVGGGFDTYEWSTGVTENEINVSQTGIYSVTVSNGLGCSGSADIAVSEQSAPIVTISGDLTFCSGGSTTLTASGGFASYNWSNGQNTLGIEAFISGVYTVTVTNTMGCTASEEVEVFENDIAEPTIAGLTTVCEGDFTSLSVNESFTSYLWSNGLAASMIEVGAGTYTVTVFDGNDCSSSASMTVSEMPNLQPTINGSNTFCSGGTTTLTANFGFTSYAWSNGETTAQIEVGTAGVYTVTVSMGVDCSGISSVEVNELTLPTGGITTISPVCEGESVELHFELQGTPPFEFTYSDGINNFTETNVENADYSVLVFPTNTTVYELLSVEDQYCMNELTESVEVEVLSAAFLAITAPSNVVQEGEELKLNASGGEDYVWFLESGELLDCENCSEITVNPLQTTTYFLTSNSACTDTTALTITVQPEIFQTLIVPSAFSPNQDGVNDLFRPLSRGLLLEYELKIYNRWGKLVFSTQDSTVGWDGWYKEEAQNIGVYAYYIFYRFEGERIKRLNGNFTLIR, encoded by the coding sequence ATGAATCTATATTTAAGCGCACAAACAGATTTAGAGCCAGGTGATTTGGCGGTAATGGCTGTTAATACCAACCAGTTTGATTGTATCGGAGTGACAGATGATGAGGTGAGTTTTGTCTGTTTCAAAGACATTGAAGTAGGAACAGTAATCGATTTTACTGACAATGGTTGGGAAAGATCCAATGCCAATCAATGGGGAGATACAGAAGGTACAATCAGAGCTGTACGCACCAGTTCAACTATTGCAGCAGGCACAGTAATTACATTTCAACTGTCTAATTCACTTGGGATTAATCCTATTTGCATTAGCCCTGATAACAATTGGACTTTCTCTTTTCTGAATGGCACTTCAGCAGTAAATTTTAATTCATCTGGCGACCAAATCTATTTTATGACAGATGGAACGTGGAACAACAATGGAGGGGTAGGTGGACACAATGCAACTTATAGTGGAGAAATATTATTCGGATTCAATACAAAAAATGCTTGGACTTCACTTGCAAACACTTCTTCTGATTCAGGATTACACCCCGATGTCGACCCTTGCTACAACATGGCACCTAGCTCTTCTTCTACATATATCAAATATACAGGCCTCGCATCCGCTGCAACACAATTGGAGTGGATAAACCGTATTCAAAACCCTTCAAACTGGACATCTTATGCAGATTGTGCAACATACAATAGTTCTATCCCCAATTATTCAGGAGGGTACTCTATTCTTATCAATACCAGTGGAATGAGTATTGACGGAACAACCACTATTTGTAATGGCGAAAATGCAATTTTAACCTTCGATTTACCAAGCATCAATGGCCCTTTTGATGTTGTTTACACAAATGGCACAACGAATTTTACGTTGTTGGATATCGTAAATGGACATACTGTTTCGGTTTCACCCTCTACCACCACTACCTATTCATTTTTATCAGTTGAAGACAATATAGATTGTCCATTGTATTCAAACTTTGATGGAGAAGCTGTGATTACTGTTAACCCAAGCCCTTTGATAGATATTGAAAACAATTCAGGAACCAATCTGCTCACTTTGTGTGAGGATGAAACGACTTTTTTGGATGCCTTTCAATCAGGTAACGGCCCATATATCTACCAATGGTCGAACGGTTCCAATAGCAATGGTATTACATTAGAAGGCCCTATATTGGGGCCAGGCACTTACACCTACACAGTCACCGTCACAAATGGAAATGGCTGTACTGGCACAGATGATGCAAGTGTATTCATAGAACCATTTCCTACCTTTGGAGGGCTCATCATCAATGTATGCGAAGATACTGCAGGTTCAGGTATTGCAACAAATATAGACCTCACAACTTACGATGACCTTATCAATAGTGACTCGAACAATTTCATTGATTGGTACGATGGTGATTTGAGTAATTTCATTTACATCAATGATCCAACCGATGTAGATTTACCTCCGTCTAACAATGCACTTTCAGTGAACATTAATTCTCCTAACTGCATTAATTCCTTTATTATTCCCTACAATATTATTAGCCTTCCAACCGTCACCCTCAATGGTAGTGACTTCTGTACAGGCAGCAGCAGTACCCTTTCGGTCGTGGAAAGTTTTACCAACTACAATTGGTCAAATGGTGATACAGGTCAAAATATTAGCGTTGGTATTACAGGCACTTACACTGTCACCGCTTCAAATGCCACTGGCTGTTCTGGAACTGCACAAATCACCATCAACGAACTTCCTCCATCAAACCCAACCATCAGTGGCAGTGATTTTTGCAATGGTCAAAGTAGCGTTTTATCAGTAATAGAAATCTTCAATAGTTATGTTTGGTCGACTACCGAAACAACCGAGCAAATAACCATCAGTACATCAGGCACTTACACTGTCACAGTTTCCGATGTGAATGGTTGTACAGGCACTGCAATGACCACAATTATAGAAAATTCAAACCCAACTCCAACTATTACAGGTAGCCTTAGTTATTGCACAGGCAGCAACACAACCATAGATGCAGGGTCGGGCTACAACAGCTACATTTGGTCCAATACTGAAACGACCGATCAAATAACCATCAGCACAACAGGTACTTACACTGTCACGGTTTCCGATGTGAATGGTTGCACAGGCACAGACGAAGTATCGGTGAGCGAAAATGCAAGTTTAACCCCAAACATTACAGGCAGCCTTAGTTATTGCACAGGCAGCAATACGACCATAGATGCAGGGTCAGGCTTCAATAGTTATATTTGGTCTAATACTGAAACAACCGAGCAAATAACCATCAGTACATCAGGTACTTACACTGTCACAGTTTCCGATGTGAATGGTTGCACAGGCACTGCAATGACCACAATTATAGAAAATTCAAACCCAACTCCAACTATTACAGGCAGCCTTAGTTACTGCACAGGCAGCAGCACAACCGTAGATGCAGGGTCAGGCTTCAATAGTTATGTTTGGTCGACTACCGAAACAACCGAGCAAATAACCATCAGCACATCAGGTACTTACACCGTCACGGTTTCCGATGTGAATGGTTGCACAGGCACAGACGAAGTATCGGTGAGCGAAAATGCAAGTTTAACACCAAACATTACAGGCAGCCTTAGTTATTGCACAGGCAGCAACACAACCATAGATGCAGGGTCGGGCTACAACAGCTACATTTGGTCCAATACTGAAACGACCGAGCAAATAACCATCAGCACAACAGGTACTTACACTGTCACAGTTTCCGATGTGAATGGCTGTACAGGCACTGCAATGACCACAATTATAGAAAATTCAAACCCAACTCCAACTATTACAGGCAGCCTTAGTTACTGCACAGGCAGCAGCACAACCGTAGATGCAGGGTCAGGCTTCAATAGTTATATTTGGTCTAATACTGAAACAACCGAGCAAATAACCATCAGTACATCAGGTACTTACACTGTCACAGTTTCCGATGTGAATGGTTGCACAGGCACAGACGAAGTATCGGTGAGCGAAAATTCGAGTTTAACCCCAAACATTACAGGCAGCCTTAGTTATTGCACAGGTAGCAATACAACGGTAGATGCAGGGTCAGGCTTCAATAGTTATATTTGGTCCAATACTGAAACAACCGAGCAAATAACCATCAGCACATCAGGTACTTACACCGTCACGGTTTCCGATGCAAATGGTTGTAGCAGCAGTGCAAGTGCAAACATCAATGCTTACATCTTACCAACTTTAAACATTGGAGGAGGCCTGAGTTTTTGTGAAGGAGGAAATACCACTTTGGATGCAGGAGTAGGATTTACAAATTATACTTGGTCTAACAACCAATTCACCCAACAAATCATGGTATCTGATGGAGGAGTTTATACTGTAACAGTTGAAGATAGCAATGGATGTACCAATACTGGGAGTGTAAATGTTAGTCAAGGAAATCAACTAACTCCTTCTTTGATAGGCAATAATAGTTTTTGTGCCAATGCTTCTACCACCATCAATGCCGGAAGTGGATTTTTGACATATCTATGGTCAACAGGAAATGTCACACAAATAATTGAAGTATCGGTAGCAGGTATTTATACAGTTACAGTAAGCAACGGCGGAATATGTAGTGGTACAGCCAGCATTAATATCATTGAAAATCCAATTCCTAAAGTCGATATTTTAGGTGATTTATTCTATTGTGAAAACGATGCATCAACAATTGCATCAAGTTCAGATTTTGAAAGTTATCATTGGTCAAATGGTCAAACTACCAAAGCAATAGAAGTAACTGCTGGTATTTATGCTCTAACCGTAACCGATATTAATGGATGTACAGCAATTTCAATGGTTGAAGTAAATGAAAATTCAAATCCAATTCCTTCAATTTCAGGTGATCTGACCTTTTGTTCAGGCGGCAGCACTACTTTGACGGCAAGTGGAGGTTTTATAGCCTATACTTGGTCAAATGGGCAAAATACTTTGGACATTGAAGTAAGTACGGCAGGGCTTTATTCTGTTGTGGTCACAAATACAATGGGTTGTACAGCAAGTGAAGAAGTGGAGGTTTTTGAGAACGATATTGCCGAGCCAACAATTGCAGGATTGACAACGGTTTGTGAAGGAGGAACAACGGTATTGAGTGTCAATGAAAGTTTTACAAGTTATCTTTGGTCAAATGGTTTGGTGGCTTCAATGATTGAAGTAGGAGCAGGAACATACACAGTGACGGTTTTTGATAGCAATGATTGCAGCAGTTCGGCATCTATGACTGTTTCGGAAATGCCAAATTTGCAGCCGACTATCAATGGTAGCAATACATTCTGTTCGGGAGGCACTACAACTTTGACCGCAAATTTTGGATTTACGAGTTATGCTTGGTCAAATGGTGAAACGACTGCACAGATAGAAGTTGGTACAGCAGGGGTTTATACGGTGACAGTCGAAAACGCAAATGGCTGTTCGGGAACAGCATCTACGACCATTTCAGAGGGTAGCCAACTGAATTTCACAATCTATGGCGAAATAACATTTTGTGAAGGTGCTTCAACGGCATTGAGTGTTGGCGGTGGATTCGATACTTATGAATGGTCAACGGGGGTAACTGAAAACGAAATAAATGTTTCGCAAACAGGTATTTACAGTGTTACAGTTTCAAATGGATTGGGCTGTAGTGGTTCGGCGGATATTGCAGTGAGTGAGCAAACTGCTCCAATAGTAATTATTTCGGGTGATTTAACTTTTTGTCCAGATGGTAGCACAACATTGTTCACAAGTACAAGTTTTGCGGAATATAGTTGGTCGAATGGACAGAATACTTTGGAAATTGAAGTAAGTACGGCAGGGCTTTATTCTGTTGTGGTCACAAATATAGGAGGCTGTACGGGTAGTGATGAAGTGAAGGTTTTTGAAAATAATATTGTGAATCCAACAATTACAGGAATAGCTAACGTTTGTGAAGGTAGTTTAACTTCATTAACTGTCAATGAGAATTTTACAAGTTATCTTTGGTCGAATGGACTGACATCTTCTAGTATTGAAGTGGGTGGAGGAACTTATACGGTTACGGTATTTGATGGAAACGATTGCAGCAGTTCCGCTTCCATCTCCGTTGGCGAAAAGCCCAATCCAACTCCTGTTATTATCGGGAGTGAATCGTTTTGTTCGGGAGGCACTACGACCTTGACCGCAAATTTTGGATTTACGAGTTATGCTTGGTCAAATGGTGAAACGATGGCACAGATAGAAGTCGGTATAGCAGGGGTTTATACGGTGACAGTCGAAAACACAAATGGCTGTTCGGGAACGGCATCTACGACCATTTCAGAGGGTAGCCAATTGAATTTCACCATCAACGGTGAATCGACATTTTGTGAAGGTGCTTCAACGGCATTGAGTGTTGGCGGTGGATTCGATACTTATGAATGGTCAACGGGGGTAACTGAAAACGAAATAAATGTTTCGCAAACAGGTATTTACAGTGTTACAGTTTCAAATGGATTGGGCTGTAGTGGTTCGGCGGATATTGCAGTGAGTGAACAAAGTGCTCCAATCGTGACGATTTCAGGTGATTTAACCTTTTGTTCAGGCGGCAGCACTACTTTGACGGCAAGTGGAGGTTTTGCATCTTACAATTGGTCAAATGGGCAAAATACTTTGGGCATTGAAGCATTTATATCAGGAGTTTATACCGTTACTGTCACAAATACAATGGGTTGTACAGCAAGTGAAGAAGTGGAGGTTTTTGAGAACGATATTGCCGAGCCAACAATTGCAGGATTGACAACGGTTTGTGAAGGAGATTTTACTTCATTATCTGTCAATGAAAGTTTTACAAGTTATCTTTGGTCAAATGGTTTGGCGGCTTCAATGATTGAAGTGGGAGCAGGAACTTACACGGTGACGGTTTTTGATGGAAACGATTGCAGCAGTTCGGCATCTATGACTGTTTCGGAAATGCCAAATTTGCAGCCGACTATCAATGGTAGCAATACATTCTGTTCGGGAGGCACTACGACCTTGACCGCAAATTTTGGATTTACGAGTTATGCTTGGTCAAATGGTGAAACGACTGCACAGATAGAAGTTGGTACAGCAGGGGTTTATACGGTGACGGTTTCGATGGGTGTGGACTGTAGTGGTATTAGCAGTGTAGAGGTGAACGAATTGACATTGCCAACAGGGGGCATCACTACCATTAGCCCTGTTTGTGAAGGGGAGAGTGTGGAATTGCATTTTGAATTGCAGGGTACACCTCCTTTTGAGTTTACTTACTCCGATGGAATCAACAACTTTACGGAAACCAATGTGGAGAATGCTGACTATAGTGTTTTGGTATTTCCAACGAATACCACGGTTTATGAGTTGTTGAGTGTGGAGGATCAGTATTGTATGAATGAGCTGACTGAAAGTGTGGAAGTAGAGGTATTGTCTGCTGCATTTTTGGCTATTACTGCCCCTTCAAATGTAGTGCAGGAAGGGGAGGAGTTGAAGCTAAATGCGAGTGGAGGAGAGGATTATGTTTGGTTTTTGGAGTCAGGAGAATTGCTGGATTGTGAGAATTGCTCAGAAATTACCGTGAACCCATTGCAGACAACTACCTACTTTTTGACCAGCAATAGTGCATGTACAGACACAACTGCACTTACCATCACAGTGCAACCCGAAATTTTTCAAACATTGATTGTTCCTTCTGCTTTTTCTCCCAATCAAGATGGGGTCAATGATTTATTTCGACCTCTCTCTCGTGGTTTGTTGTTGGAATATGAATTGAAAATTTACAACCGCTGGGGGAAATTGGTTTTTTCTACCCAAGATAGTACAGTAGGATGGGATGGATGGTATAAGGAAGAAGCTCAAAATATAGGAGTGTATGCCTACTATATTTTTTACCGTTTTGAAGGAGAGCGCATCAAACGCTTAAACGGTAATTTTACTTTAATTCGCTAA